The following proteins come from a genomic window of Flavobacterium crocinum:
- a CDS encoding chemotaxis protein CheB: protein MEENKIIKHCKVVIIGGSAGSLQALLNILPFVENPVSFAIVIVVHRKNSDEQTLEDLIALRSKVNVKEVEDKVKLKTGFIYIAPSNYHLLFEKDETLSLDTSEKINYSRPSIDVSFESAAEIYGSELIGILLSGSNSDGTVGIKAIKQAGGTTVVQNPLSAEMSFMPNNAILHTSPDFILKTEEILEFIKEINQETA, encoded by the coding sequence GTAGTTATCATTGGAGGTTCTGCAGGAAGTTTACAGGCATTATTAAATATTCTGCCTTTTGTAGAAAATCCTGTTTCCTTTGCCATTGTAATTGTGGTGCACAGAAAAAATTCAGACGAACAAACCCTGGAAGATTTAATTGCCTTAAGATCAAAAGTAAATGTAAAAGAAGTTGAAGATAAAGTGAAGTTGAAAACCGGATTCATCTATATTGCGCCTTCCAATTATCATTTATTATTTGAAAAAGACGAAACCCTTTCGTTGGATACTTCAGAAAAAATAAATTACAGCAGACCAAGCATCGATGTTTCTTTTGAATCGGCTGCCGAAATTTACGGCTCAGAATTAATTGGGATTTTATTGTCCGGATCTAATTCTGACGGAACCGTTGGAATAAAAGCCATTAAGCAAGCAGGAGGAACGACTGTGGTTCAAAATCCGCTTTCAGCAGAAATGTCTTTCATGCCGAATAATGCTATTTTGCACACCTCACCGGATTTTATTTTAAAGACAGAAGAAATTTTGGAGTTTATAAAAGAAATAAATCAGGAAACTGCTTAG
- a CDS encoding porin family protein — protein MKKGLFIFLALFFMNQAKSQVLISLIFGDKLNSPFLEFGLEGGINLSDISNLESSGMNPGFNLGFYFDIRSKKNPAWMINTGVIVKSPMGARHIPVYSLDDENLDNTFEGGTVNREIRYFNVPILIKYQFKNRIYVKTGPQLGLLASAFDEFTNEINKNDVTYKKKIRDEIRVIDAGIALGTGYHMNVGNGLNITIQYYYGLVPVMKGDGPNVYNRSLYLTAGIPIGKGKAAQRRAEKDAEMNKVILPEDEK, from the coding sequence ATGAAAAAAGGTTTATTTATATTTCTCGCTTTATTCTTTATGAATCAGGCAAAATCTCAGGTTTTGATATCCTTGATTTTTGGAGATAAACTGAATTCTCCTTTTCTCGAATTTGGTCTGGAAGGCGGCATCAATCTTTCGGATATTTCTAATTTGGAAAGCTCTGGAATGAATCCGGGATTCAATCTTGGTTTTTATTTTGATATTCGTTCCAAAAAAAATCCAGCATGGATGATTAATACTGGTGTAATAGTGAAATCGCCAATGGGTGCGCGACATATTCCGGTTTATTCTTTAGACGATGAAAATCTTGATAATACTTTTGAAGGCGGAACCGTAAATAGGGAAATCCGGTATTTTAATGTTCCAATTTTAATTAAATACCAATTTAAAAACAGAATTTATGTAAAAACAGGACCGCAATTAGGACTTCTGGCCTCTGCTTTTGATGAGTTTACAAATGAAATCAATAAAAATGATGTTACTTATAAGAAAAAAATAAGAGACGAAATCCGTGTCATTGATGCCGGAATTGCTCTGGGAACAGGTTATCATATGAATGTCGGAAACGGATTAAATATTACTATTCAATATTATTATGGTTTAGTTCCTGTGATGAAAGGAGATGGGCCAAATGTCTACAACCGATCTTTGTACTTAACTGCCGGAATTCCTATTGGAAAAGGAAAAGCCGCACAAAGAAGAGCAGAAAAAGATGCAGAAATGAATAAGGTTATTTTGCCTGAAGATGAAAAATAA